In Campylobacterota bacterium, one DNA window encodes the following:
- a CDS encoding ATP-binding protein, with the protein MQRKQYLREIGLQLDVHSACALLGPRQVGKTTLAQQFAVDLPQDNVVTFDLENPQDVSKFDNPMLLLEPLMQEKKMIIIDEIQRIAELFPVLRVLIDKYPESKLLILGSASRDLIRQSSETLAGRIGYIEVAPFSFTEVLESKELWLRGGFPRSYLAKSIDTSFKWREAYIRTFLERDIPSLGFTIPVQQIYRFWMMLCHYHGQTFNASEIARSLGISDHMVRKYLDILVGTFMMRTLHPWFENISKRQVKAPKIYFRDSGILHALLGIRGQEQLSSYPRLGAFWEGFALEEIIRYYRATQDECFFWATQSGAELDLLLFRSGKRFGFEFKYSDAPKITSSMRIACADLKLDHLYVIYPGMGSFPMAEDTTAYGLTSFLEKEYDTH; encoded by the coding sequence ATGCAAAGAAAACAGTATTTACGTGAAATAGGACTTCAGTTGGATGTTCACAGCGCTTGTGCCTTGTTGGGGCCCCGTCAGGTGGGTAAAACTACGTTGGCACAGCAATTTGCGGTAGACTTGCCGCAGGACAATGTCGTCACATTTGACTTAGAAAATCCACAAGATGTTTCTAAGTTTGATAATCCTATGCTGCTGCTTGAGCCGCTTATGCAAGAAAAGAAGATGATCATCATAGATGAGATTCAGCGGATTGCAGAGCTCTTTCCAGTACTACGTGTGCTTATCGACAAGTACCCGGAGAGTAAGTTGCTTATTTTGGGGAGTGCATCGCGTGATTTAATTCGCCAGTCATCAGAAACGCTTGCTGGGCGTATTGGTTACATAGAGGTTGCACCTTTTTCTTTCACTGAAGTACTGGAGAGTAAAGAGTTGTGGCTGCGAGGAGGATTTCCTCGTTCATATCTTGCCAAATCAATTGATACAAGTTTTAAATGGAGAGAGGCGTATATCAGAACATTTTTAGAGCGTGATATTCCAAGCCTTGGCTTTACGATACCAGTTCAGCAAATATATCGTTTTTGGATGATGCTGTGTCATTATCACGGACAAACATTTAACGCGAGCGAAATTGCACGTTCGCTTGGAATCAGTGATCATATGGTTCGTAAATATTTGGACATATTGGTTGGAACATTTATGATGCGTACGTTGCATCCGTGGTTTGAAAATATTAGCAAGCGGCAAGTAAAAGCGCCGAAAATATATTTTCGTGATAGTGGTATATTGCATGCGCTTTTAGGAATACGAGGGCAAGAGCAACTCTCCTCGTACCCGCGCCTTGGCGCATTTTGGGAAGGCTTTGCGCTTGAAGAAATTATTCGTTACTATCGAGCAACTCAAGATGAATGCTTTTTTTGGGCTACACAAAGCGGTGCAGAGCTTGATCTCCTTTTATTCAGGAGTGGTAAACGATTTGGCTTTGAATTTAAATACAGTGATGCCCCAAAAATTACTTCATCTATGCGCATTGCTTGTGCTGATTTAAAGCTAGATCATTTGTACGTTATTTATCCGGGTATGGGAAGTTTTCCTATGGCTGAAGACACCACAGCATATGGGCTTACTTCATTTCTTGAAAAAGAGTATGACACGCATTAA